The genomic region CAGCAGCCGCGGTAATACGTAGGGTCCGAGCGTTGTCCGGAATTATTGGGCGTAAAGAGCTCGTAGGCGGCGTGTCGCGTCTGCTGTGAAAGACCGGGGCTTAACTCCGGTTCTGCAGTGGATACGGGCATGCTAGAGGTAGGTAGGGGAGACTGGAATTCCTGGTGTAGCGGTGAAATGCGCAGATATCAGGAGGAACACCGGTGGCGAAGGCGGGTCTCTGGGCCTTACCTGACGCTGAGGAGCGAAAGCATGGGGAGCGAACAGGATTAGATACCCTGGTAGTCCATGCCGTAAACGTTGGGCGCTAGGTGTGGGGACTTTCCACGGTTTCCGCGCCGTAGCTAACGCATTAAGCGCCCCGCCTGGGGAGTACGGCCGCAAGGCTAAAACTCAAAGGAATTGACGGGGGCCCGCACAAGCGGCGGAGCATGTTGCTTAATTCGACGCAACGCGAAGAACCTTACCAAGGTTTGACATCACCCGTGGACCTGCAGAGATGTGGGGTCATTTAGTTGGTGGGTGACAGGTGGTGCATGGCTGTCGTCAGCTCGTGTCGTGAGATGTTGGGTTAAGTCCCGCAACGAGCGCAACCCTTATTCCATGTTGCCAGCACGTAGTGGTGGGGACTCATGGGAGACTGCCGGGGTCAACTCGGAGGAAGGTGGGGACGACGTCAAGTCATCATGCCCCTTATGTCTTGGGCTGCAAACATGCTACAATGGCCGGTACAATGGGCGTGCGATACCGTAAGGTGGAGCGAATCCCTAAAAGCCGGTCTCAGTTCGGATTGGGGTCTGCAACTCGACCCCATGAAGGTGGAGTCGCTAGTAATCGCGGATCAGCAACGCCGCGGTGAATACGTTCCCGGGCCTTGTACACACCGCCCGTCACGTCATGAAAGTCGGCAACACCCGAAACTTGTGGCCTAACCCTTCGGGGAGGGAATGAGTGAAGGTGGGGCTGGCGATTGGGACGAAGTCGTAACAAGGTAGCCGTACCGGAAGGTGCGGCTGGATCACCTCCTTTCTAAGGAGTCTTTACAAGACCAACTCTTTCCTATGGTTGGTCGGACTCGAAAGTGGACCCGGCCTGATGCCCCTTGAGGGTGTTGGTGATCGGGAGTGGCTTTCAGAAGATCGAACTTCACCTCCAACGACTAGAAGCGTTGGGGGGCGCGCTGTTGGGTGTCTGAGGAAGCAACCTCTGGCTGCTGGCTCTCTCTTGCAGGGGGTTGGTGGCCGGTGTTGTTTCCCGCGGACCGCCTCTGAGAACTCTCAGAACCTGGGTGGGGCCCTTGTGGTCTTCTGCTTCTGGTGTGAGTGGTGTCGGGGTGTGCGGTTGGTGTTTTGATTTGTGAATAGTGTGCGCGAGCATCTTATTATCTGTAGTGGCCAAGTGATAGTGGCACACGGTGGATGCCTTGGCATCAGGCGCCGATGAAGGACGTGGGAGGCCGCGATAGGCCACGGGGAGCTGTCAACCGAGCTTTGATCCGTGGGTGTCCGAATGGGGAAACCTAGCCCGAGTTGTGTCGGGTTGCCGCCACCTGAATGTATAGGGTGGTTGGTGGTGACGCGGGGAAGTGAAACATCTCAGTACCCGTAGGAAGAGTAAACAACAGTGATTCCCCTAGTAGTGGTGAGCGAACGGGGAAGAGGCTAAACCGTATGCGTGTGATAGACGGCAGTCGTTGCGTGTGCGGGGTTGTGGGGCGCATCTGTTCGGGTCTGTCGGCCCGGAGCGCTGATGCTGGTGATAGTTGAATCCGTTGGGAAGCGGAACCGTAGTGGGTGAGAGTCCCGTAGACGAAGTTGCCGGCTAGGTGTTGGTGTGTTCCCGAGTAGCGCGGAGCCCGTGAAATTCCGTGTGAATCTGGCAGGACCACCTGCTAAGCCAAAATACGTCCTGATGACCGATAGTGCACTAGTACCGTGAGGGAAAGGTGAAAAGTGCCCCGGTGAGGGGTCGTGAAATAGTACCTGAAACCGTGTGCTGTCAAGCCGTCAGAGCTGAAGCTTGTCTTTGGTGATGGCGTGCCTTTTGAAGAATGAGCCTGCGAGTCATGGTGTGTGGCGAGGTTAACCCGTGTGGGGTAGCCGTAGGGAAACCGAGTCTGAATAGGGCGATTGAGTCGCATGCTGTGGACCCGAAGCGGAGTGATCTACCCATGTCCAGGGTGAAGCGGGGGTAAGACCTCGTGGAGGCCCGAACCCACCAGGGTTGAAAACCTGGGGGATGAGGTGTGGGTAGGGGTGAAAGGCCAATCAAACTCCGTGATAGCTGGTTCTCCCCGAAATGCATTTAGGTGCAGCGTCACGTGTTTCTTGCTGGAGGTAGAGCTACTGTTTGGCTGATGGGCCCGACAAGGTTACTGACGTCAGACAAACTCCGAATGCCGGTTAAGTGAAGCGTGGCAGTGAGACTGCGGGGGATAAGCTTCGTAGTCGAGAGGGAAACAGCCCAGATCATCAGCTAAGGCCCCTAAGCGTGTGCTAAGTGGGAAAGGTTGTGGAGTTGCTGAGACAACCAGGAGGTTGGCTTAGAAGCAGCCATCCTTTAAAGAGTGCGTAATAGCTCACTGGTCAAGTGGTTCTGCGCCGATAATGTAGCGGGGCTTAAGTACACCGCCGAAGCTGTGAAGCCCAGGACTTGTTTCTGGGTTGGTAGGGGAGCGTCGTGCATCCGGGGAAGCTGCCGAGTGATCGTGTGGTGGAGGGTGTGCGAGTGAGAATGCAGGCATGAGTAGCGAAAGCAACGTGAGAAACGTTGCCGCCGATTGACTAAGGGTTCCTGGGGCAGGTTAATCCGCCCAGGGTGAGTCTGGACCTAAGGCGAGGCCGACAGGCGTAGTCGATGGATAACGGGTTGATATTCCCGTACCCGTGCACGAGCGTCCAGTATCGAGGCGACGGATGCTAACCACGCCGGCTCTTGGTGGTCCCTTCGGGGACGGCCTCTGAGCTGGTCTGGGAACCGATGTTGTAGTAGGTAAGTGATGGGGTGACGCAGGAGGGTAGCTCTACCCGGCGGTGGTTGTCCGGGGGTAAGCGTGTAGGCCGGTGTGTTGGCAAATCCGCACACCATGTGGTTGAGACGTGATGCCGAGCCGTTTTTGGTGAAGTGAGTGATCCCATGCTGTCGAGAAAAGCCTCTAGCGAGTTCGTGTGTGGCCAGTACCCTAAACCGACGCAGGTGGTCAGGTAGAGAATACCGAGGCGTTCGGGTGAACCATGGTTAAGGAACTCGGCAAATTGTCCCCGTAACTTTGGGAGAAGGGGAGCCCTGTCTGGTGATGGACCTTTGCGTCTTGAGCTGGGTGGGGTCGCAGATAGCGGGGGGAAGCGACTGTTTATTAAAAACACAGGTCCGTGCGAAGTCGTAAGACGCTGTATACGGACTGACGCCTGCCCGGTGCTGGAACGTTAAGAGGACTGGTTAGTGGGTTTCGGCCTGCGAAGCTGGGAATCTAAGCGCCAGTAAACGGCGGTGGTAACTATAACCATCCTAAGGTAGCGAAATTCCTTGTCGGGTAAGTTCCGACCTGCACGAATGGCGTAACGACTTCCCCACTGTCTCAACCATGGGCCCGGTGAAATTGCACTACGAGTAAAGATGCTCGTTTCGCGCAGCAGGACGGAAAGACCCCGGGACCTTCACTATAGCTTGACATTGGTGTTTGGGATGGTTTGTGTAGGATAGGTGGGAGCCTGTGAGACTGTCACGCTAGTGGCGGTGGAGGCGTTGGTGAAATACCACTCTGACTGTTTCGGGCATCTAACTTTGGACCGTGATCCGGTTCGGGGACAGTGTCTGGTGGGTAGTTTAACTGGGGCGGTTGCCTCCCAAAGAGTAACGGAGGCGCCCAAAGGTTCCCTCAGCCTGGTTGGTAATCAGGTGTTGAGTGTAAGTGCACAAGGGAGCTTGACTGTGAGACGGACGTGTCGAGCAGGAGCGAAAGCTGGGACTAGTGATCCGGCACCGGCGTGTGGAAGCGGTGTCGCTCAACGGCTAAAAGGTACCCCGGGGATAACAGGCTGATCTTCCCCAAGAGTCCATATCGACGGGATGGTTTGGCACCTCGATGTCGGCTCGTCGCATCCTGGGGCTGGAGTTGGTCCCAAGGGTTGGGCTGTTCGCCCATTAAAGCGGCACGCGAGCTGGGTTTAGAACGTCGTGAGACAGTTCGGTCCCTATCCGCTGTGCGCGTTGGAGACTTGAGAAGGGCTGTCCCTAGTACGAGAGGACCGGGACGGACGAACCTCTGGTGTGCCAGTTGTCCTGCCAAGGGCATGGCTGGTTTGCTACGTTCGGGAGGGATAACCGCTGAAAGCATCTAAGCGGGAAGCTTGCTTCGAGATGAGGTCTCCTGCCTCCTTTGAGAGGGTAAGGCTCCCTGTAGACGACGGGGTTGATAGGCCGGGTGTGGAAGCCCTGTGAGGGGTGGAGCTGACCGGTACTAATAGGCCGAGGGCTTGTCCGCTGCAGATAATTGGTTGCTCGCGCATTTTTCACTGTTCACATGGTTTTCCTATCGTGGACTGTGCTCCCTGCTGTTGTGGTGGGTTGAGTGTGGTGTGTGGTGGGTGTTGGTTTCCGTGGTGGTTATGGTGGGAGGGTCACACCCGGTCTCATTCCGAACCCGGTCGTTAAGTCTCCTTGCGCTGATGGTACTGCCCTGTGGTGGGGTGGGAGAGTAGGTTGCTGCCACGGTTTTTCGTTGAAGGGGGAGAGGGCCTTTTGGTCTTCTCCCCCTTTTTTTGTGCCCGGGTTTGTGCGTTTGTGAATGGTGGGTGGTGTGGGGGTGTTGCGGGGGGTGGGGTCCCCCCGGTTTCCATTGGATCGTGGGTGTGGGTGGGTCCGCCAGGGCTGGTGGCCGGCCTGTGGACAACCGGCGTCGACCGGCGCGGCCTCCGCTGGAGGGAGTCCCCGCCGGCCCAGGATCAGTTCCCGGTGTCGGCGGCGTGGAGGTCGGCCGCTTCGATCTCCTCGCGGGTGATGCCGAGGATGAAGGCGATGGTGTCCAGGTAGGGCACGTTCACCGACGTGTCGGCCTGCTCGCGCACGACCGGCTTGGCGTTGAACGCGACACCGAGCCCCGCGGTCTGGAGCATGTCGAGGTCGTTGGCGCCGTCCCCGATGGCGACGGTCTGCGACAGCGGGACGCCCGCCTGTTCGGCGAACTGCTGGAGGGTCGTGGCCTTGCCCTTGCGGTCGACGATCGGGCCGATCAGTCCGCCGGTCAGCTTGCCGTCGACGATCTCCAGCGTGTTGGCGGCCGAGTAGTCCAGCCCGAGCCGGTCCACGAGGACGTCGGTGATCTGCGTGAAGCCACCGCTCACGATCCCGCACTCGTAGCCCAGCCGCTTGAGCGTGCGGACCAGGGTCCGGGCGCCGGGGGTCAGCTGGATCTCCTCGCGCACGCGATCGATCGCCGAGGCGTCGAGGCCGTTGAGCAGCGCGACCCGGGCCCTCAGGGACTCCTCGAAGTCGAGTTCGCCGCGCATGGCCTCCTCGGTCACCTTCGCGACCTCGGCCTCGCAGCCCGCGTGGGCGGCCAGGAGCTCGATGACCTCGCCCTGGATCAGGGTGGAGTCCACGTCCATGACGATCAGGTGCTTTCCGCGCCGGTGCAGTCCGCTGGGCTGGACGGCCACGTCCACGGACTGCGTGGAGGCCTCCATCGCCAGTTCGGCACGGAGCTGGGCGGCGTCGCCGGCCGCGCCGCCACCGGAGATCTCCATCTCCACGGAGGTCACGGGGTAGCTGGACAGGCGCTCGATCCGGTCGATGTTCGCGCCGGCGCGCGCCACGCACGAGGTGAGCGCGCCCAGGGCGCCGGGGCGCAGAGGGTCGGCGAGCACGGTGACGTGCAGACGGCCGGTGCCGGACTCGGTCACCCGGCCGTTGCCCCGTCCGTACTCGACCTCCATGTCGAGGTCGATGGCGACCTTGTCGAGCGCGCTGCGGACCTCGTCGAAGACCCGGTGACGGCTCACGCCGGGAGCGACCCGTTCGTCGACGTCGATCACGGTGCCCAGGACCAGCCGACCGGCGAGGACGACCTGTTCGAGGTCGACGATGGTCACCGGGAAGACGGAGAGCGTGTTCAGGAGGCGCGCACTGATGCCGGGACGGTCGCGGCCCGTCACGGTCACCAACAGCGTGGAGTCATCATTCATGGCGCCACCCACGGTACTCGGCCGCTCTTGGGGCCCGTCGTGCAGGGCCGCCCGTTTTCGCAGGTAGTTCACTATGTGGACAGGCCGGGGTGCGCTTCAGGTCACCGTACGGCCGTCTGACCGTGTCACTTGTCGCGCTTGTTCCGCTTCTTCCGGCGGGGACCCTTGGCCTTGATGTCGATCCCGCCGAGCATGCACGTGCCCGTCAGCCGCACGACCGGCGCGTTCGGGTCCGTGAGCTGGTCCGTTCCGTGGACGTCGGCTCCGCCGAGAATCGCGGACGTGTTGTTGATCACGCGGACGCCGTGGGGCACGACGATGCTGACTCCGCCGAGGATGACGGCCAACTGGATGGTGACCTCGCGCGTGCTCAGGACCGCCTCGCGCAGGTCCAGGTCGACCCCGCCGCACAGCACGGACACGTTCGTGCGCGGCTCGACCAGCCACCGGCCCTTGCGTTCGGCGCCGCCGAAGACGGCGACCAGGTTCTCCGACCCCTTGCTCTGGCCTGCGAGGTCGCGGGCCTCGCTGCCGAGGATCTCCATGCCGCTGGGGGCTCCGGAGCGCTGCTCCATCGCCGCGTAGTCGAACCCGCCCGTCGGCAGGTCGGCGACCAGGGGCGACAGCTCGCCGATGGTCTTGGCCTTGTACAGGCCGTCCAGTCGCTCCTCATGCTCCACCGGAGACAGACGGCCCTCGGCCAGGGCCTCCCGAAGGCGCTCGGCCACCTTGTCCCGGTCCGCGTCGGAGGCTCGGATGTGCTCGGGCTGCATGATGACTGGTCTCCTCGTTCCATCCGGGCGGTCGGGGTCCCGACCTGCCACTCTTCCAGTATCGGCTCGTCGGCGCCCGAGGGGATCAGGTATCGACCCTGGTACGACCCGGAGACCTGATTCTCCCCGACCCGGGGACGCTCCCGCTCACGTGGACGCGGGACTCCGGGACGGCCCCGGAGGGCCCCGCCCGGGTGCGGGCCCCAGGCCGGCCGTGCGGTCCGCACCATGGTGGCCGTCCGGGCGCCGTCCTAGCGTGGCCGGATGACTCCAGCCCCGCAGCCCGGGCGTCGCCGGGCGCACTTCGTCCTCTGCCTCCTGGGCGCCCTCGCGCTGGTGTGCGCGCACGCGGTCCCGGCCGCCGCCGGGGCGCCGCGGACCGAGGGGCCCCGGACCCCTTCCCCCGCCGCCGTCGACGCCCTGGTGGAGGAGTACCGGGAGGCCACCGGCCTGCCCGGCGCGGCGGTGGTCCTGACCCACGGAACCGAGGTCGTGCACGCCCGCGGGTACGGCGAGACCCCCGGGGGCGAGCCCGTCACCGAGCACACCCCCATGGCCGTGGCCTCCCTGAGCAAGTCGGTCACCGCGCTCGCGGTCGTCCAGCTGGCCGAGGCCGGTGCCCTCGCCCTGGACGACCCCGTACGGGAGCACCTGCCCGAGTTCACGATGGCCGATCCCCGCGCGGACCGGATCACCGTGCGCCGGCTGCTCGACCAGACCTCCGGTATGTCCGACACCGAGTTCGCCTCCTACAGCCGGGGCCGCAGTACTCTCACCCTGCGCCAGTCCGTGGCGGACCTGCGCGACGTCCGTCTGGCCGCCGAGCCCGGGACGCGCTGGGAGTACCACAACCCCAACTTCCAGGTCGCCGCGCGCCTGGTGGAGGTGGTCGGCGGCCGATCCTTCGCCGACCACCTGGCCGAGCGGGTCTTCGCTCCGCTGGGCATGGACGACAGCACCACCATCGACACGGACCTGGACCTGCCGCCGAGCGCGCGCGGCCACGTCCTGCTCCTCGGCCGCGCGTTCGCGGCGGACGAGCCCCGGGGGTTCGGGAACGGCTCGGGCGGGGTCGTCAGTACGGCCGCCGACATGGGTGCGTGGCTGGTCGCCAACACGAACGGCGGGCGGGGGCCCGATGGCACCCGCGTACTGTCCGCGGAGGGTGTGCGGTCCCTGCACAGCCCCTCCCGGGTCTCCGGTTCCTACGCCCTGGGCTGGTCGCTGGACGAGACCTCCTCGGGAGCGCCGGTCGTCGAGCACGGAGGGGACCTGCTCACCGCCACGGCACACCAGGCCCTGCTGCCCGAGAGCGGCCACGGTGTGGCGGTCATGGCCAATGCCGGGGGCTCCGTGGCCGGTGCCGGTCCCCTGGCCGCCGCGCTCGTGGACCTGATCGACTCCGGAAGCGCGCCGGCCCCGCCGACGGGCACGGCGGCGTCGGCCCTGGACGCCGTCCTGCTCGCCCTGGGCGCCGCGGCCGTGCCGCTCGCCTGGCGCGGGGTGCGTCGTGCGCGCGTCTGGGCGCTCGCGCGCACGGGACGGCCGTGGTGGGCCGTGTCGGCCCGCCTGCTGCCCTACGCCGCCCCGCCGCTGCTACTGGCGGTCCTGCACGAGGTCGTCGGCCGGCTGTTCGGGGGCAGGGACGTGGCGTGGTTCCAGGTGCCCTACCTCTTCACGTCGTTCTGGATCGCGCTCCTTTTGACCGCCCTGTCCTGCGTGGCGGTCGTCGCGGCCCGCCTCGTCCACGTCGCGGCCGGGCGCCGTCGCGGTGCCGCCGGTGCCGCCGGGGATGCAGGGGGTGCCGGTGCGGGTCTCAGCGGCCCGGATTCCCGGGGGCGGACGTCGTGATGGCGGCGTGGGCGGCCACCTGGGCGCGCCGCACGGCCATGTCGAGTTCGCGGAGCGCCTTCGTGCGCGCCGCGGCCTGCTGGGCGGTGAGCCCGCGGCCGGAGTTCGGCTCGGCCAGTTCCACCACGCGCGAGAGCCGGGTCGCCTGCGCGGCCACCCGGTGGGCGCGCGGCGGGTAGCCGGAGGCCAGGGGCGGCGCCTCGCGCTCGCCGAGCGCGCCCACCCGGTCGTGCACGCCGGGGGTGAATCCGGCGATGTCGTCGACGTCCTCCAGCGTCCGGGTCACTTCGAGCAGGGTGAGTTTGAGCCGCTGTTCGGCCTCGGCCAGATCGGGTACCTGCGGAAGCGCGTCGTTCGCCGGATACGGCGTCCAGGAGACGCCGACGTAGGATGAGCCACGCCGATCGATGGCGGGCACCAGGCCCACCTGTCGGTCGGCGAGGCGCACCAGGACCCCCTCCTGGGCGTGCAGGGCCGCCTGGTTCAGCTCCTTCGGGCCCACCAGCCCGAGGGGATCGCCCTGGGCGGGCAGCGCGAGCCGGAACACGGACAACCCCATCCCGCCGAGGCGGACCAGGGCCGTGCGCAGCGGTACGCCGCTGTCGAAGGGCAGGTCTCCTGGGGGTACTGTCCCGATCAGGTTGGGGCCGCTGCGGCGTTCGACGGCGTCGACGGCGTCGTCCAGTCCGACGTGGCCGGACAGCCAGGCGTTGCCCCAGGCGACGAGCGGTGCGGACGTGTGATGCATTGCTACAGGGTAGGGCGGCCCGTGCACCGGCGTGGGACGTGACGAGGAGGAGGACGATGGACGGGCGGGTTCTGGGCCTGAACGGGGTCACGGTGCGGCGCGGCAGCGCGCATCTGCTGAACAGTGTGGACTGGTCGGTCGCCGAGGGTGAGCGGTGGGTGATCCTCGGCCCGAACGGTGCGGGGAAGACCACACTCCTCAACGTGGCCGCCAGCCAGTTGTTCCCCACCACGGGGCAGGTCGACATCCTGGGCGAGCGGTTGGGCCGGGTCGACGTGTTCGAGCTGCGTCCGCTGATCGGCTACGCGGGAGCGTCCGTCGCGGGGCGCATCGAGCCGGGGACGACCGTGCTCGACATCGTCGTCAGCGCCGCTTACGGCTATCTCGGTCGCTTCCGGGAGGAGTACGGGAACCCGGACTACGGTCGCGCCCGCGCGCTGCTGGGGCACTGGGGTGTCGCCGAGTTCGCCGACCGCAGGTTCCACACGCTCTCCGAGGGCGAGCGCAAGCGCGTGCTCATCGCGCGGGCGCTGATGGCCGACCCCGAGCTGCTGCTCCTGGACGAGCCGGCCGCGGGGCTGGACGTGGGCGGCCGCGAGGACCTGGTGCGGCGGCTGGGCAACCTGGCCCGCAACGAGGACGCGCCCTCGCTGGTGATCGTCTCGCACCACGTCGAGGAGATCCCGGAGGGCTTCACGCACGGGCTGCTGTTGCGCGAGGGCGGGGTCGTCGCGGCCGGGCCGCTGGACGAGGTGATGACGGCGGACGTGCTGTCGGAGACCTTCGGCCTGCCGTTGAAGGTGGAGCGCGACGGGGACCGCTGGTCGGCGCGGGCGGTGTGACCTGAGGGGGCTCGCGCGGTCCGGTGGACCGCGGGGGTTCGGCCCGGCCGGGGCGTGCTGGACGGGGGCCGTCACAGCACGGCGGTGGCCGGCGTCTGATGGGCGAACGGTCGTTCCCGGCCGGGGCGGGCACTGACGCCGTCCCTGTCCGGGGCGCACACCGCCGCCGATGTCAGGGGGAATCCCGATGAACCTCGCTCTGTGGATCGTGACCGGGCTGCTGGCCGCCGCCTACGTGTTCGGGGGTGCCGGCAAGCTGATCGTGCCGAAGGAGAGGATCGCCGCCTTCGGGCCCAGCGCGAGGTGGGTCGAGGACTGGAGCGCCGGCGGTGTGAAGGCCATCGGGGCGCTGGAGGTGCTGGGCGGGGCGGGTCTGGTCCTGCCCGCCGTGACCGGTGTCGCGCCGGTCCTGGTGCCGCTGGCCGCGGTGGGGCTGGCGATGATCATGGTGGGCGCGGCGGTCACGCGGGTCCGGCGCCGCGAGTTCCGCCTCATGGCCGTGGACCTGGCCTATCTCGTCCTGCTGCTCTTCGTGGTGTGGGGCCGGTCCGTCCTCGAACCGTTCACCGGCTGAGGCGTTCCGCCCGCCGGACGGCCTACGGCCCGGACAGCTGTTCGTGGCGACGAGAGCGACCGAACCGGCATAAAGGGTTGCGGTATTGGTGAAAAGCTAGAGTCCGGAATTTGGATTTCTGTCCGGATGTAGTCCGCCGGGGCGGATATGGGGTAGCGTCATCGATCGTTGAGCGGACCGCTCCATTTCAGCGCGCTTGATGATCGATCGGGTGGGCGGGGCCGTCAGCGCGCAGTCCGTGCCCGCGCCCGCCTGCCACCCTGTCAGGAGATCCGGAGCCGCCCAGATGCCGCTGCAGAACCCCACCCCACGCGCCGAGAACGGGGTGGCCCCATGACCATGATCATCATCGTCGCGCTTTTCGTCGCCGTTCTGTTGATCATCTTCTGGAGGAGCGTCCGCATCGTCCCCCACTCGATGGAGGACGTGGTCGAGCGTTTCGGTAAGTTCCACCGAACCCTGAGTTCCGGTTTCAACGTCGTCATCCCCGGCGTCGACCAGGTGCGCGAGCGCATCGACCGACGCGTGCAGGTGGTCAGTTTCCCCCCGCAGTCGGCGATCACCGAGGACAACCTCGCGGTGGAGGTCGACTCCGCCGTCTACATCCGCGTGGTCGACGCCTACCGGGCCACCTACGAGGTCG from Nocardiopsis aegyptia harbors:
- the serB gene encoding phosphoserine phosphatase SerB; amino-acid sequence: MNDDSTLLVTVTGRDRPGISARLLNTLSVFPVTIVDLEQVVLAGRLVLGTVIDVDERVAPGVSRHRVFDEVRSALDKVAIDLDMEVEYGRGNGRVTESGTGRLHVTVLADPLRPGALGALTSCVARAGANIDRIERLSSYPVTSVEMEISGGGAAGDAAQLRAELAMEASTQSVDVAVQPSGLHRRGKHLIVMDVDSTLIQGEVIELLAAHAGCEAEVAKVTEEAMRGELDFEESLRARVALLNGLDASAIDRVREEIQLTPGARTLVRTLKRLGYECGIVSGGFTQITDVLVDRLGLDYSAANTLEIVDGKLTGGLIGPIVDRKGKATTLQQFAEQAGVPLSQTVAIGDGANDLDMLQTAGLGVAFNAKPVVREQADTSVNVPYLDTIAFILGITREEIEAADLHAADTGN
- a CDS encoding DUF1707 SHOCT-like domain-containing protein, whose product is MQPEHIRASDADRDKVAERLREALAEGRLSPVEHEERLDGLYKAKTIGELSPLVADLPTGGFDYAAMEQRSGAPSGMEILGSEARDLAGQSKGSENLVAVFGGAERKGRWLVEPRTNVSVLCGGVDLDLREAVLSTREVTIQLAVILGGVSIVVPHGVRVINNTSAILGGADVHGTDQLTDPNAPVVRLTGTCMLGGIDIKAKGPRRKKRNKRDK
- a CDS encoding serine hydrolase domain-containing protein — translated: MTPAPQPGRRRAHFVLCLLGALALVCAHAVPAAAGAPRTEGPRTPSPAAVDALVEEYREATGLPGAAVVLTHGTEVVHARGYGETPGGEPVTEHTPMAVASLSKSVTALAVVQLAEAGALALDDPVREHLPEFTMADPRADRITVRRLLDQTSGMSDTEFASYSRGRSTLTLRQSVADLRDVRLAAEPGTRWEYHNPNFQVAARLVEVVGGRSFADHLAERVFAPLGMDDSTTIDTDLDLPPSARGHVLLLGRAFAADEPRGFGNGSGGVVSTAADMGAWLVANTNGGRGPDGTRVLSAEGVRSLHSPSRVSGSYALGWSLDETSSGAPVVEHGGDLLTATAHQALLPESGHGVAVMANAGGSVAGAGPLAAALVDLIDSGSAPAPPTGTAASALDAVLLALGAAAVPLAWRGVRRARVWALARTGRPWWAVSARLLPYAAPPLLLAVLHEVVGRLFGGRDVAWFQVPYLFTSFWIALLLTALSCVAVVAARLVHVAAGRRRGAAGAAGDAGGAGAGLSGPDSRGRTS
- a CDS encoding ABC transporter ATP-binding protein, which encodes MDGRVLGLNGVTVRRGSAHLLNSVDWSVAEGERWVILGPNGAGKTTLLNVAASQLFPTTGQVDILGERLGRVDVFELRPLIGYAGASVAGRIEPGTTVLDIVVSAAYGYLGRFREEYGNPDYGRARALLGHWGVAEFADRRFHTLSEGERKRVLIARALMADPELLLLDEPAAGLDVGGREDLVRRLGNLARNEDAPSLVIVSHHVEEIPEGFTHGLLLREGGVVAAGPLDEVMTADVLSETFGLPLKVERDGDRWSARAV
- a CDS encoding DoxX family protein, which translates into the protein MNLALWIVTGLLAAAYVFGGAGKLIVPKERIAAFGPSARWVEDWSAGGVKAIGALEVLGGAGLVLPAVTGVAPVLVPLAAVGLAMIMVGAAVTRVRRREFRLMAVDLAYLVLLLFVVWGRSVLEPFTG